A genomic segment from Triticum dicoccoides isolate Atlit2015 ecotype Zavitan chromosome 1A, WEW_v2.0, whole genome shotgun sequence encodes:
- the LOC119281855 gene encoding rop guanine nucleotide exchange factor 7-like yields MARGGGGGAAEEEEEEEEGMAASDTLTAESEECRRGSSSSASSVAASTDSYCPPDEWQQAAIKTCVTDDAVAAIAKANPPAPGKEIPPLAERHRAPEVELMKERFSKLLLGEDMSGSGKGVCTALAISNAITNLCATIFGQLWRLEPLLPEKKAMWRREMDWLLCVSDHIVELVPTWQTFPDGTRLEIMTSRPRSDLYISLPALRKLDHMLLETLESFRDTEFWYVDQGICAPDCDGSASFRRPAHRRDEKWWLPVPRVPPGGLRDATRRQLEHKRDAANQILKAAMAINSNALAEMDVPDSYHDSLPKNGRATLGDIIYRYITSEQFSPDCLLDCLDLSSEYQAVEIANRVEAAVYVWRRRGTAAAKSAGTKSSWGMVKDMIMDTEKRGDLLAERAEGLLISLKQRFPGLTQTSLDMSKIQYNKDVGKSILESYSRVMESLASNIIARIDDLLYVDELSKQADQKLPAGVAEDGKIACKNKKAAATAPSPAYAVPASGTTYVTPSFSPAQLSSPSKIGRALLVDRRAHHGRASKRSALADHGGGPEVKGMLVTSPVFDAPLGTEL; encoded by the exons ATggcgagagggggaggaggaggcgcggccgaggaggaagaggaggaggaggaggggatggcGGCGAGCGACACGCTGACGGCGGAGTCGGAGGAGTGCCGCCGCGGGAGCAGCTCCAGCGCCAGCTCCGTCGCCGCCTCCACCGACTCCTACTGCCCGCCCGACGAGTGGCAGCAGGCCGCCATCAAGACCTGCGTCACCGacgacgccgtcgccgccatcgccaAGGCCAATCCACCCGCCCCCGGCAAGGAGATCCCGCCGCTCGCCGAGAGGCACAGAGCCCCAG AGGTGGAGCTGATGAAGGAGAGGTTCTCCAAGCTGCTGCTGGGCGAGGACATGTCCGGGAGCGGCAAGGGCGTCTGCACCGCGCTCGCCATCTCCAACGCCATCACCAACCTCTGCG CGACCATATTCGGGCAGCTGTGGAGGCTGGAGCCGCTGCTGCCGGAGAAGAAGGCGATGTGGCGGCGGGAGATGGACTGGCTGCTCTGCGTCAGCGACCACATCGTCGAGCTGGTGCCCACATGGCAGACCTTCCCTGACGGGACAAGGCTTGAG ATCATGACGAGCAGGCCACGATCCGATCTGTACATCAGTCTGCCGGCACTTCGGAAGCTAGATCACATGCTTCTT GAAACACTGGAGAGTTTCAGAGACACGGAGTTCTGGTACGTGGACCAGGGGATATGCGCGCCGGACTGCGACGGCTCGGCCTCGTTCAGGAGGCCGGCGCACCGCCGCGACGAGAAGTGGTGGCTGCCGGTGCCCCGCGTGCCCCCCGGCGGCCTCCGTGACGCCACTAGGAGGCAGCTCGAGCACAAGCGCGACGCCGCCAACCAGATCCTCAAGGCCGCCATGGCCATCAACAGCAACGCCCTCGCCGAAATGGACGTCCCCGACTCGTACCACGACTCGCTGCCGAAG AACGGGCGTGCGACGCTGGGGGACATCATATACCGGTACATCACGTCGGAGCAGTTCTCCCCCGACTGCCTCCTCGACTGCCTGGACCTGTCGTCGGAGTACCAGGCCGTGGAGATCGCCAACCGCGTCGAGGCCGCCGTCTACGTGTGGCGCCGGAGGGGCACCGCTGCTGCCAAGTCGGCCGGCACCAAGTCGTCGTGGGGCATGGTCAAGGACATGATCATGGACACGGAGAAGAGGGGCGACCTGCTCGCCGAGCGCGCCGAGGGCCTCCTCATATCGCTCAAGCAGAGGTTCCCTGGCCTGACGCAGACGAGCTTGGACATGAGCAAGATCCAGTACAACAAG GATGTGGGGAAATCGATCCTGGAGAGCTACTCGCGGGTCATGGAGAGCCTGGCCTCCAACATCATCGCGCGGATCGACGACCTGCTCTACGTGGACGAGCTGAGCAAGCAGGCAGACCAGAAGCTCCCGGCCGGCGTGGCAGAGGACGGCAAGATCGCTTGCAAGAACAAAAAGGCTGCTgccacggcgccgtcgccggcgtaCGCCGTGCCCGCCTCGGGCACGACGTACGTCACGCCGAGCTTCTCGCCGGCGCAGCTGTCCAGCCCGTCCAAGATCGGGCGGGCGCTGCTGGTCGACAGGCGGGCGCACCATGGCAGGGCCTCCAAGAGGTCCGCGCTGGCGGACCACGGCGGCGGCCCGGAGGTGAAGGGGATGCTGGTCACCAGCCCCGTGTTCGACGCCCCGTTGGGCACGGAGCTGTGA